The Akkermansiaceae bacterium genome has a window encoding:
- a CDS encoding neutral zinc metallopeptidase, with protein MRWKGRRQSTNVEDRRGTTVRGGGGPVGGGALGSIIFALFKRGSGKTKLLLIVGVIAACFLFKINPLSLLGFSSGGGSQVVQKDGPPPDPEMKAYLSTMLADNEEIWQKVLAAEGIKYRPSKMIIYEGRTTTPGGIADARMGPFYMPANEAIYIDPSFFIEMKEKFGAKGDFAEAYVIAHEVGHHIQKILGYTDKVHSQQGRISKTDYNKLSVRLELHADFLSGVFAHHGQEQFKFLENGDIEEAMNAAEAIGDDRLQEQAQGHVQPDLFTHGTSAQRKRWFMHGYKRGDLRDGEKIFTMPYEDL; from the coding sequence ATGCGCTGGAAAGGTAGAAGACAAAGTACGAACGTAGAAGATCGACGAGGAACCACTGTCAGGGGTGGTGGTGGCCCCGTCGGGGGCGGTGCCCTGGGCAGCATTATCTTCGCCCTCTTCAAACGCGGCAGCGGTAAAACCAAGCTGCTCCTGATCGTCGGTGTCATCGCAGCCTGCTTCCTCTTTAAAATCAACCCACTCTCCTTGCTTGGATTCTCCAGCGGCGGCGGCAGCCAGGTCGTGCAAAAGGACGGCCCGCCACCCGATCCTGAAATGAAGGCGTATCTCTCGACCATGCTGGCCGATAACGAGGAGATCTGGCAGAAGGTGCTCGCTGCGGAAGGCATCAAGTACCGTCCTTCAAAAATGATCATCTACGAGGGACGCACCACCACACCCGGTGGTATCGCCGATGCCAGGATGGGGCCGTTCTACATGCCCGCCAATGAAGCCATTTATATCGACCCGTCGTTTTTCATCGAGATGAAAGAGAAATTCGGTGCCAAGGGCGACTTTGCCGAAGCCTATGTCATCGCCCACGAAGTGGGGCACCACATCCAGAAAATCCTGGGATACACCGATAAGGTCCACAGCCAGCAGGGGCGGATTTCCAAGACGGACTACAACAAACTCTCCGTCCGCCTGGAACTGCACGCGGATTTCCTCTCCGGTGTGTTCGCCCACCACGGGCAGGAGCAGTTCAAGTTTCTGGAAAACGGCGACATCGAGGAGGCGATGAACGCCGCGGAAGCCATCGGTGACGACCGACTCCAGGAACAGGCGCAGGGCCATGTGCAGCCGGACCTCTTTACCCACGGCACCTCCGCGCAGCGCAAACGCTGGTTCATGCACGGCTACAAACGCGGCGACCTCCGCGACGGCGAGAAAATCTTCACCATGCCCTACGAAGATCTGTAG
- a CDS encoding PEP-CTERM sorting domain-containing protein (PEP-CTERM proteins occur, often in large numbers, in the proteomes of bacteria that also encode an exosortase, a predicted intramembrane cysteine proteinase. The presence of a PEP-CTERM domain at a protein's C-terminus predicts cleavage within the sorting domain, followed by covalent anchoring to some some component of the (usually Gram-negative) cell surface. Many PEP-CTERM proteins exhibit an unusual sequence composition that includes large numbers of potential glycosylation sites. Expression of one such protein has been shown restore the ability of a bacterium to form floc, a type of biofilm.), which translates to MKKTLGFICAALCASAVSTQAVVLAGWDFGNSLTSTQGTDPATGDPTVLASGVIVTSALDGVGGLNNWVPFVHDTATIGDNTGFAASGTAFGRTDSGNFGQTTEGATANSLANAITANDYVTFTIAVDTPGTTLNISDFSVGGAVASTTNNRPADTWNVLAQVNGGSTWVAANALLTTDKVIGVVQGLTAFDDIHIDLSGDSTFQGITSVEFRIYMWGSNGNGTTSRGQIDNLVVEGTVAIPEPSSAALLGLGGLALILRRRK; encoded by the coding sequence ATGAAAAAGACATTAGGATTCATCTGCGCCGCACTGTGCGCAAGTGCTGTTTCTACCCAAGCGGTCGTTCTGGCTGGTTGGGATTTCGGTAACTCTCTTACGTCTACCCAGGGGACCGACCCTGCGACGGGAGACCCGACGGTTCTCGCCAGCGGTGTCATCGTGACCAGTGCTCTTGACGGGGTGGGTGGGTTGAATAACTGGGTTCCGTTCGTTCATGATACCGCAACGATTGGCGACAACACGGGATTTGCAGCCAGCGGAACGGCCTTTGGCAGGACCGACTCAGGCAACTTCGGTCAAACCACGGAAGGTGCAACGGCAAATAGTCTTGCCAACGCCATTACTGCTAATGATTACGTGACATTCACGATCGCTGTGGATACGCCGGGGACGACTCTGAACATCAGTGACTTCTCGGTTGGCGGTGCTGTGGCATCCACCACTAACAACAGGCCTGCGGATACGTGGAACGTGCTAGCACAGGTGAACGGGGGGTCTACCTGGGTTGCAGCAAATGCTTTGTTGACGACGGATAAGGTGATCGGGGTTGTCCAAGGCCTGACGGCATTTGACGACATTCACATCGACCTTTCCGGAGATTCAACATTTCAGGGTATCACTTCGGTCGAGTTCCGCATCTACATGTGGGGCTCCAATGGGAATGGGACTACATCGCGCGGTCAAATTGACAACTTGGTTGTCGAAGGAACCGTAGCCATCCCCGAGCCATCCTCAGCCGCCCTGCTCGGACTCGGTGGCCTCGCCCTGATCCTGCGCCGGCGCAAGTAG